A DNA window from Buttiauxella agrestis contains the following coding sequences:
- the fliZ gene encoding flagella biosynthesis regulatory protein FliZ has product MTVQQLKKRPLSRFLKDFKHTQTHCAQCAKLLDRITLTRRGEIVSKTAIAQLDTLIDENGWQVERQSWAALCRFCGDLYCKEQQHYFDIIGFKEYLFDQTEMSHGTIREYVVRLRRLGNHLASQNIPAPSSAKGYFDDSLEPWLPTTSTNNYRIALRKYGQFQTLNQNTSAQYQENKSTSDIY; this is encoded by the coding sequence ATGACGGTGCAGCAATTAAAAAAACGGCCATTAAGCCGCTTCTTAAAAGACTTTAAACACACGCAAACACATTGTGCGCAGTGCGCAAAATTGCTCGACCGCATCACGCTTACGCGCCGCGGTGAAATTGTCAGCAAAACGGCAATCGCACAACTGGATACCTTAATTGATGAAAATGGCTGGCAGGTTGAGCGTCAGTCATGGGCGGCATTGTGCCGTTTTTGTGGTGATTTGTACTGCAAAGAGCAGCAGCACTATTTCGATATCATCGGCTTTAAAGAGTATCTTTTTGACCAGACTGAGATGAGCCACGGCACTATCCGCGAATATGTGGTGCGCCTGCGCCGTCTCGGAAATCATCTGGCCTCGCAGAATATTCCCGCTCCTTCCTCCGCTAAAGGTTATTTCGACGACTCACTTGAACCCTGGTTGCCGACGACCAGCACCAATAACTACCGCATTGCGCTACGCAAGTACGGGCAGTTTCAAACCCTGAACCAAAATACCAGTGCCCAATACCAGGAAAATAAATCAACTTCTGATATATATTAA
- the tcyJ gene encoding cystine ABC transporter substrate-binding protein, giving the protein MKFAMVGRQALMGVLAVAMVAGASVKTFAAENLLNKVKERGTLLVGLEGTYPPFSFQGDDGKLTGFEVEFAEQLAQHLGVKASLKPTKWDGMLASLDSKRIDVVINQVTISDERKKKYDFSTPYTVSGIQALVKKGNEGSITGPDSLKGKKVGVGLGTNYEEWLRANVQGVDIRTYDDDPTKYQDLRVGRIDAILVDRLAALDLVKKTKDTLAVAGDAFSRQEAGVAVRKGNEDLVEAINKGIAEMQKDGSLAKLSEKWFGADVTK; this is encoded by the coding sequence ATGAAATTTGCAATGGTAGGGCGTCAGGCGCTGATGGGCGTACTGGCAGTGGCAATGGTCGCGGGTGCGAGCGTAAAAACTTTTGCGGCAGAAAATTTACTTAATAAAGTGAAAGAGCGCGGCACGCTGTTGGTTGGGCTGGAAGGAACTTATCCTCCGTTTAGCTTCCAGGGTGATGACGGCAAGCTGACCGGCTTTGAAGTGGAATTTGCCGAGCAACTGGCACAACACCTGGGCGTGAAAGCGTCTCTCAAACCAACTAAATGGGATGGCATGCTGGCGTCGCTCGATTCCAAACGCATCGACGTGGTGATTAACCAGGTCACCATTTCTGACGAACGTAAGAAAAAATATGATTTCTCCACGCCGTACACCGTTTCGGGTATTCAGGCGCTGGTGAAAAAGGGCAATGAAGGCAGCATTACCGGGCCGGATTCGCTGAAAGGCAAAAAAGTCGGCGTGGGCCTTGGGACTAACTACGAAGAGTGGTTGCGTGCCAATGTGCAGGGCGTTGATATCCGCACTTATGATGATGACCCGACTAAATATCAGGATCTGCGCGTAGGCCGTATTGACGCGATTCTGGTTGACCGCCTGGCCGCGCTCGATCTGGTCAAGAAAACCAAAGACACTCTGGCCGTAGCGGGTGATGCGTTCTCGCGTCAGGAAGCCGGTGTCGCCGTGCGTAAAGGCAACGAAGACCTGGTCGAAGCGATTAACAAAGGTATCGCTGAGATGCAGAAAGACGGCTCTTTAGCCAAACTTTCTGAGAAGTGGTTTGGCGCTGACGTCACCAAATAA
- the dcyD gene encoding D-cysteine desulfhydrase has protein sequence MSLHNLTRFPRLEFIGAPTPLEYLPRFSDYLGREIYIKRDDTTPMAMGGNKLRKLEFLAADALREGADTLVTAGAIQSNHVRQTAAVAAKLGLKCVALLENPIGTKAENYLTNGNRLMLDLFDAEIEMCDALHSPDSQLEEIAVRLEAQGFRPYVIPVGGSNALGALGYVESALEIAQQCEGAVNVSSVVVASGSAGTHAGLAVGLEQVMPDVDLIGVTVSRSIAQQLPKVEALQHAVAQSLSVSANNPIVLWDDYFAPGYGTPNEEGLEAIKLLARLEGILLDPVYTGKAMAGLIDGVAQKRFKDDGPIIFIHTGGAPALFAYHPHI, from the coding sequence ATGTCACTGCACAATCTGACGCGCTTTCCGCGTCTGGAATTTATCGGCGCACCGACGCCTCTCGAATATCTGCCGCGTTTTTCCGATTACCTCGGGCGAGAAATTTATATTAAACGTGACGACACCACGCCAATGGCTATGGGCGGTAATAAGCTGCGTAAGCTTGAGTTCCTGGCGGCTGACGCGTTGCGTGAAGGTGCAGATACCCTGGTTACGGCCGGTGCGATTCAGTCGAACCACGTTCGCCAGACTGCGGCGGTTGCCGCAAAACTCGGATTGAAATGTGTCGCCCTGCTGGAAAACCCGATTGGTACTAAGGCTGAAAACTACCTCACTAACGGCAACCGTTTGATGCTCGATTTGTTTGATGCCGAAATCGAAATGTGTGATGCGCTGCATTCGCCAGATAGCCAACTGGAAGAGATCGCCGTGCGCCTTGAAGCGCAGGGTTTTCGCCCGTATGTGATTCCGGTTGGCGGTTCAAACGCGCTGGGTGCTTTGGGTTATGTTGAAAGCGCCCTGGAAATCGCGCAGCAGTGTGAAGGCGCGGTGAATGTGTCGTCTGTTGTGGTCGCATCAGGTAGCGCGGGGACGCATGCCGGGTTGGCTGTAGGGCTTGAGCAAGTGATGCCTGATGTTGATTTAATCGGCGTTACCGTTTCACGCTCGATTGCCCAACAGTTGCCGAAAGTGGAAGCGTTACAGCATGCCGTTGCGCAGTCTCTGAGTGTCAGCGCAAATAATCCGATCGTGCTTTGGGATGATTATTTCGCGCCGGGCTACGGCACGCCTAATGAAGAAGGGCTTGAGGCGATTAAATTACTGGCGCGCCTGGAAGGGATTTTGCTCGATCCGGTTTATACCGGCAAAGCGATGGCGGGTTTAATTGATGGCGTGGCGCAGAAGCGTTTTAAAGACGACGGCCCGATTATCTTTATTCATACCGGTGGTGCGCCGGCATTGTTCGCTTACCATCCGCATATTTAG
- the tcyL gene encoding cystine ABC transporter permease codes for MQESIQLVLDSAPFLLKGAVFTLQLSIGGMFFGLILGFLLALMRLSPFWPFSWLSRFYVSIFRGTPLIAQLFMIYYGLPQFGIELDPIPAAMIGLSLNTAAYASETLRAAISSIEKGQWEAAASIGMTPWQTLRRAILPQAARVALPPLSNSFISLVKDTSLAATIQVPELFRQAQLITSRTLEVFTMYLAASLIYWVMATVLSTLQNYFENQLNRQDRDPK; via the coding sequence ATGCAAGAAAGTATTCAACTGGTGCTGGATTCGGCACCATTCCTGCTCAAAGGGGCCGTCTTTACGCTGCAACTCAGCATCGGCGGCATGTTCTTTGGGCTGATTCTCGGCTTTTTATTGGCGCTGATGCGTTTATCGCCATTTTGGCCGTTTTCGTGGTTATCACGTTTTTACGTGTCGATTTTCCGCGGTACGCCATTAATCGCCCAGCTATTTATGATTTATTACGGCCTGCCACAGTTTGGTATCGAACTGGATCCCATCCCGGCGGCCATGATTGGTCTGTCTCTGAATACGGCGGCTTATGCCTCTGAAACCTTGCGTGCGGCGATTTCGTCAATCGAGAAGGGGCAGTGGGAAGCGGCGGCGAGTATCGGTATGACACCCTGGCAAACGCTGCGCCGGGCGATTTTACCGCAGGCGGCGCGGGTGGCATTGCCTCCGCTGAGCAATAGCTTTATTAGCCTGGTGAAAGATACTTCGCTGGCAGCGACCATTCAGGTTCCTGAACTGTTCCGCCAGGCGCAACTGATCACTTCGCGTACGCTTGAGGTATTTACCATGTATCTCGCGGCTTCATTGATTTACTGGGTGATGGCAACGGTGCTTTCCACGTTGCAAAACTACTTTGAAAATCAACTTAATCGCCAGGACAGGGATCCAAAATGA
- the tcyN gene encoding L-cystine ABC transporter ATP-binding protein TcyN: protein MSAIDVKQLVKKFHGQTVLHGIDLEVKAGEVVAIIGPSGSGKTTLLRCINLLEQPESGTIKVGEITIDAAQSLSKQKNRVRELRQHVGFVFQSFNLFPHRTVIENIIEGPVIVKGEPKEEAIARARELLAKVGLSGKETSYPRRLSGGQQQRVAIARALAMRPEVILFDEPTSALDPELVGEVLSTIRQLAEEKRTMVIVTHEMSFARDVADRAIFMDQGRIVEQGPARELFANPKQPRTQQFLEKFLTQ from the coding sequence ATGAGCGCCATCGACGTAAAACAACTGGTCAAAAAATTCCACGGGCAGACGGTGCTGCACGGGATCGATCTGGAAGTGAAAGCCGGCGAAGTGGTGGCGATTATCGGGCCGAGCGGTTCGGGTAAAACCACACTGCTGCGCTGTATTAACTTGCTGGAACAGCCGGAGTCCGGAACTATTAAAGTCGGCGAGATTACGATTGATGCCGCGCAATCGCTGAGTAAACAGAAAAATCGCGTGCGCGAATTACGCCAGCATGTCGGTTTCGTGTTCCAGAGTTTTAATCTTTTCCCTCATCGGACGGTGATTGAAAATATCATTGAAGGGCCGGTGATTGTAAAAGGTGAGCCGAAAGAAGAGGCGATTGCGCGAGCGCGTGAATTGTTGGCAAAAGTCGGGTTGAGCGGTAAAGAAACCAGCTACCCGCGTCGTCTCTCTGGCGGTCAACAGCAGCGAGTGGCGATTGCTCGTGCGCTGGCGATGCGTCCGGAAGTGATTCTGTTTGACGAACCGACTTCTGCGCTTGATCCAGAGCTGGTGGGCGAAGTGTTAAGTACCATTCGCCAACTGGCCGAAGAAAAACGCACGATGGTGATTGTGACCCACGAAATGAGCTTTGCGCGTGATGTGGCAGACCGCGCAATTTTTATGGATCAAGGGCGCATCGTTGAGCAAGGGCCAGCCCGCGAACTGTTTGCAAATCCTAAGCAGCCGCGCACTCAGCAATTTCTCGAAAAATTCCTCACGCAGTAA
- the sdiA gene encoding transcriptional regulator SdiA, with product MDDHNFFRWRQDVLNIFQSVTEADEITKILHQQTELMEFDYFSLCIRHPVPFTRPKTSLRSSYPQSWLDHYHAANYFAIDPVLRPENFMRGNLPWDDALFGDTQEFWDAARDHGLRRGISQCVMSPNRALGFLSVSRTANKGKILADDLLQLRLQYLGELSLMTLTRLNDSTMDAVTLKLSKREREILQWTGEGKTSAEIAIILSISENTVNFHQKNMQKKFNAPNKTQIACYAAAIGII from the coding sequence ATGGATGATCACAACTTTTTTCGCTGGCGACAGGATGTACTTAATATCTTCCAGTCGGTTACCGAGGCGGATGAAATAACAAAAATTCTTCATCAGCAAACAGAATTGATGGAATTTGATTATTTCTCTCTGTGTATTCGCCACCCGGTGCCTTTTACCCGCCCTAAAACGTCGCTCAGGTCGTCGTATCCGCAAAGCTGGCTTGATCACTATCATGCTGCTAATTATTTCGCGATTGACCCGGTGTTGCGTCCTGAAAATTTCATGCGCGGTAATCTGCCCTGGGACGATGCGCTTTTTGGCGATACGCAGGAATTCTGGGATGCGGCGAGGGATCATGGTCTGCGGCGCGGCATCAGTCAGTGCGTGATGTCGCCGAATCGTGCGTTGGGTTTTTTGTCTGTTTCACGCACCGCTAATAAAGGAAAAATATTAGCCGATGATCTCCTGCAATTGCGTCTGCAATATTTGGGTGAATTAAGCCTGATGACATTAACACGTCTTAATGATTCAACAATGGACGCAGTGACATTGAAACTCAGTAAGCGTGAGCGGGAAATATTGCAATGGACGGGCGAAGGGAAAACATCTGCTGAGATCGCGATTATTTTGTCGATATCAGAAAATACCGTGAATTTTCACCAGAAAAATATGCAGAAGAAGTTTAATGCGCCGAATAAAACGCAAATTGCCTGTTACGCCGCAGCGATTGGGATAATTTGA
- a CDS encoding DUF2594 family protein gives MSTPDFSTADNSSELAIEVTCLKAMLTQMLKAMGQADAGKVIIKMEKQIAQMEDSSHAEVFGNTVKQIKQAYRQ, from the coding sequence ATGAGCACTCCTGATTTTTCCACTGCAGATAACAGTAGTGAACTGGCTATTGAAGTCACCTGCCTGAAAGCGATGCTGACTCAGATGCTGAAAGCCATGGGCCAAGCCGATGCAGGCAAGGTTATCATCAAAATGGAAAAGCAAATTGCTCAAATGGAAGACTCGTCCCACGCAGAGGTGTTTGGTAACACTGTTAAGCAAATTAAACAGGCTTACCGTCAGTAA